The following nucleotide sequence is from Coffea eugenioides isolate CCC68of unplaced genomic scaffold, Ceug_1.0 ScVebR1_2781;HRSCAF=3874, whole genome shotgun sequence.
TCCAGCCCTGTCATTTTCCCGCCAGCGCTGAATTTGATTGTATTGTTCAATACCGCGTAGGCATCTGAAGTTGACTTAACGTTCTCACTTCCAATAGTCCATGCGTCGTAAACATCACTCATCACAACAGCTTCTTCGTCGGTGCAACTTGGACTTTGATAATTTTCTTGAATAGTTAAACCCCCTCTGGACATTTTGATGTTTTCCAACTGGATGGAAACTTCCTTCATAGTTGGTCTCCTCCTTCCATCCCAGTCTATGCATCGCTGTGCTAGTTTAGCAACAGCAATGACCTCCCCTTCATTTGTTTGATCTATAATTTGAGGATCAAGAATCGTTGGAAGAGAATTCTCTTCCATGGATGTCAGAAACCTCTGTGCCAATCCTAAATAGACATCTTCTCCTTCTCCTCTGGAAGGTATGGGCTTTTGTCTTGTTAGGAGCTCAAGAAGAACCACCCCAAAGCTATAAACGTCACTTTTGTCAGTAATTTGGCTCGACAGGAAATATTCTGGATCGATGTAGCCGAAAGTCCCTTGGACTCGAGTGGTCATGTGGGTTTTGTCAACTGCAATGGACAATGAAGCTCCAAAGTTTGATACTTTAGCTGTGTATTTTTCATCCAACAATATGTTGGTGGACTTGATATCCCCGTGAAAAACTGGAATTGTAAGCCCCGAGTGTAGGTATGCCAATGCTCCTGCTACGTCTGTGGCTACTTTTAATCTCAAGCTCCAAGTAAAAGGGAAGGATTCAGCCTCATTGTCGTTTTGAATGAGGTTAAATAGGGTTCCATTAGGGATAAATTCATAGACAAGCAGAGGAACTTCTGTCTCCAAGCAACAACCCAGAAGTTTTACCACATTCCTGTGATTAACTTGCGAAACAATGACGAGCTCGTTGATGAACTGCTCCAATAGGCTTTTGTCGACCTTCGACTTCTTGATTGCCACAATTCTTCCATCGGCTAGGATCCCTTTATATACTGTACCTTGGCCACCTTGACCAACTATTCGACTTTCGCTGAATCCATCAGTGGCCGCCTCCAATTCCCTAGAAATGAAAATTCTAGTTTTTTCAATAGCACCATCTGCAGCAGATAATTGTTTCTCCAATAGAAGACCTCCATTTCCAGTGGCGGAGCTAGGAATTAACTTTGGGGGCGAGTCTATAGCAATGAAAgtaaaatatatttacaaaaaaaaaataatgtgaaCATATATACCACAATATTAGAAACAA
It contains:
- the LOC113757149 gene encoding putative wall-associated receptor kinase-like 16; this translates as MEHHYRIDVFLATVDSQILEMKNRFKEDVIELLILSSALHPKDNFQAFNIEQICQLANKFYSADFTDQEKLHLRTQLELFQIEFSCNSQLQNLSSLQELCQVLTKTKKSMCYTLIDRLIRLILTLPISIATTERAFSAMKIIKTCLRSRMEEDFLANSMIMYIEKEIARTFDVNSIIDDFDKIKSRRAQFHMSHTVKQIYSPPKLIPSSATGNGGLLLEKQLSAADGAIEKTRIFISRELEAATDGFSESRIVGQGGQGTVYKGILADGRIVAIKKSKVDKSLLEQFINELVIVSQVNHRNVVKLLGCCLETEVPLLVYEFIPNGTLFNLIQNDNEAESFPFTWSLRLKVATDVAGALAYLHSGLTIPVFHGDIKSTNILLDEKYTAKVSNFGASLSIAVDKTHMTTRVQGTFGYIDPEYFLSSQITDKSDVYSFGVVLLELLTRQKPIPSRGEGEDVYLGLAQRFLTSMEENSLPTILDPQIIDQTNEGEVIAVAKLAQRCIDWDGRRRPTMKEVSIQLENIKMSRGGLTIQENYQSPSCTDEEAVVMSDVYDAWTIGSENVKSTSDAYAVLNNTIKFSAGGKMTGLESATDLLSHTLSHSMSHFLLYCYFWYRSYMDEWN